Genomic window (Ananas comosus cultivar F153 linkage group 1, ASM154086v1, whole genome shotgun sequence):
CAGATGATGCAGGAAAAGTGCCGCGGTTCACCAAGTCAAAGGCAACGAGGCTGGTTCAGCGGCTGATTCGGGTGATTCGGTTGCTTGTAGTTATCGCTGCCGTGAATGTTCCTCTCTATATGATGCTTCTCTTCAAGGATTGGATCGAACGGTGACTAACAAATATGACGCCACCGATGTTTTCTCCGGAGGATACAGTAGGAACGCATATGGAATATTACCCTAGAAATTCTTGTATTTGTGTAGATTCATGGAGCTAACGGTTTGAACTTCAAAAATTGTGGatgaagcaaaagaagcaaCAAGATTGTGCGTTGGGGTTTCTGTGCAGCTTGATGCCGTTATAGACGAATAGGCGAATCATGCACGTAGAAGGCATTGGTTTTTTTGTGGTGCTGGATAAAATAATCTTTGTAGGATTGGTAAATTGATTTGTCTGTTGAGGCGCAAAATAAGATTTTGGATTGGTCTAAGCATGTGAATCTTTAATAAGCGGTCATTTTTGTACttgaaagggaaaaaagaagaagcaagtGAAAAGGCCTATGCACTGGTGAAAAGCGGGACTCGAAGGTAGAAATGAAGATTTAAAGCTCGGTACTTTCAACAAATATGTAAAACTGATTCATAAATAATAGTGTTTGCCTAGGGTTGGTGGAGTGGTAGTTAATTGAATTGTATGATTTAATCGATGAAAATGgttaaaaagataaatctaaTGACGAGAAATTTGATAGCACCCAGCGTTTgttgctattgatagcatagtagtcgaactctctctctctctctctctctctctatgtatatagagtttctttactatactatcaatactATTTGAGTTATTTTAGCTGTGAGATTTATTccttcgtttatttttattactggattaatattatttaaccaaTTATCATTAAATCTTACctgaatagtaaaaaaaaattcaaatattattaataatatagaagctcaattgtatatatatagagagagagagagagagagagagagaattacgTTGGAATGTTTctaattggtgctattagattttcggcacttggatgaagggatataTAGTTAGAGTGATAGTGGTTtctctagaattgagtgggtgattgattGTATAGTATAACctaacagatgaaaataatcaaagagataaatctaacgataaaaaatttgataacatAAGTACTTAATGCTATTAGAAACACTCCAGCCAGATTATATACAGATATATATtgtatgtataaataaatagttGAGAAAAAGAGAATGGATTGTTTAATTAAcccttaaaattattattaccaTTAAGATTCGACAttcttaaaataataaaaagaaattgtaCAGCTTTGTAAACTGTTCTGCCAAATGAAATAAAGACAAAGTTATTCTCCAACAGCAGTATACTGCTTCCGGGGACATCTTGTCATATCCTCTAGTCTTGAAGTCAAATCAGCAAACTCCAAAGAAAGCAGCCTCCATTTGTCGAGAAACAAAATCACACGAAAGCTCAATATACAAAATCAGTGGCTTGATTGTCCAGCTGCGAGTTCCGCCATCCGGTTGCGCATTTTGTATTGCAGCATGGCCGGAGCGCAGTCGAGAGGCGTTTCACCTGAATAAAGAAAGGTGTATAAGATTTGTAACCCCTGACCCTTGTAGAAATGTTGCGATTCATCTATATCCGTTGACAAATTTAAGAGATTGGAAACAGCTTTGGACGAGTGATGTATGATAACcttcttattcttattttgGGAGGTGCATGCACTGGAATTGTTATTTTCTCTTTTCAGAATGACAGAAATATAACATTAGAAGAGAGTGCACAAGAGCAAAGGCAATCAGTCCAAAAAACATAGAATCAATGCTGATCATGCAGTCCATTTCATGAAATTGCTCTTTGAGTAATGGCGCAGGTATATTTAAATAATGGAAAAGCAGTAACCTTGCCCATTCTTGCATTCCACGTTCGCTCCATTATCCATGAGAATAAGAGCAATCTCGGTCTGATTAAATAGTGCAGCCTGCAATCATTGATAGAGGAATCTCTGTTATAACAGAAAAACCATGATAGATACATTGTAACAAGCTTATGGAATATCAATCGACGTCTGTAAGCTGTTCAATGTATCCTCGTTCCAACAATTGTGGCACACCTGCCTTCTAGAAATTCAAACAAGACGACAAATCAAGTTATGACATACCAAATGCAGCAAAGTGAAACCTTGCTTGTCACAGTAGTTTGCGTCCACTCCCTGTCCAATGACGATAGAAAGATTTTGATTAATGATATAGTTAGTGCAACGGGAAGAAGGAAACAAAGATACCTGACTCAGTAGTTTTCTGACAGCTGGAACATCACTGTTCTTAATTGCTTCCCTTAAACCCTGAAAATATAATGACGAGTGCTGAATGAAATCCAGTGCTAGAATATGGTTAAACCATGAAACAGAAACATGTGCCTATTAGCTAGTTTCTGACCTCTCCAGTGACTTCATAATCCGCATGACCCTTATCTGAGCTAGTATTGTTTGTTTGACCAAGATTAAAAAATGAACTGCATGGACATTACAAACAAGTCAAGAAGAAAGATTCAAATGTAGAGAAGAGCACATTAAGCTGATGCATTTGGTACTCTAATAAGAAAGCCAATAAAAAATTGACAAGTGGCAATTTtaaatagatgaaaaaaaagttgaaaaacaTGATAGAAAGTTGCAATTATAGTGCTGAGATGGATGAAAAGAATGTGATAACATGTTGCACATGTAATAATGCTAAGTGCCTACTCAGCCAAGCTTCTGGACAGCTTCTATACCCTGAAAAGTAGCAATTAAGAGTTTGGCAAATGGAAAGTAGACGTTGTTAAGGAGGTTTTTAATGAAAGAGCTATTATTGCTTCTTCAAACAACACTAGTCAAACACATTTCTGCAGGATCTCCGGCCAGGCCAAGTGCATGAAAAAACCCATCCGACTTCACTCTTCAAGCTTACAGGTACAGGTTGGCATTATGCTAAGCTAAAATCATGGTGCCTTAGACATCAAAAGTTTTGGATATTGAAAAACAGTAGTGTCTACTTCTATATAACCTAGAATTGCTGGCTGATGAAGCTCCGGATTTCTTTGTACTGGATTCAGCAGATTGTTGAGTGCTGATAGCTTTCTTTGGTCTTGGGTTGGACTGCACACTTGATGAAGAACTATGAACCTGCAATTCATCGAGCACAGGAGGATGCAAACATCGAAACCATGTTCTAGTCAACTTAACAAttacaaataattatttacCGGTGCAGGAGGAGGATCTGGTTTTGGGGCTTCACATATACACAAAGGCATTCCACATTTGCACTCTAAAGCTCCTACATTGTGATCTCCCGAAGTTGGTGCAGATGAAGGAACATTATCCTCACCTATTTTTAGCCTTGAAATGGTGTCGGTTGCAGCAGCAATGGCCTCCGAAGAAGTTTCTTTATCAACATTTCCAGAACTAAAGCAACATAGAAGGGAAATATATCATCAAAATCCAGCATTAAGAAGCTATTCCTTATCAACAAAAGTTCCCATAGTTACCACGATAGAGAAAGCGATAAAGGCTGTATTTATTTGTTGCCAAATTAGCTTCATGCTTTACCACAAGGAACATGAAACAAGCAATCATAATGGTACACTATAGCAGAAATTTTAGCACACCTCGTATCACCAAAAAACTTATAAACACCCGTCAATAAGTTGACCTATGGACTACTTGTGCACATCAAAACCTATGAATATCATATATGGGAAGCAGCTGGACCGTTGTCCTGGTGCAATTTTCTTGGAAGTACAATCATGAATTGAAGTTTGCAAACCAATTAAGAGAAAAGATAGCAATCATCTCAAGTTATATACGACTATGCATCTATATCATCAAAGAACATAACTTTTATATAATCAAGACGAAAGCAACATTGAGAACACTACCGCGAAGATTTGTTGAAACATTCATAGCAGACTCTGACATCTGTATATATGCCATATTGAGGCAAAGCCTGAAAATATAACATGAATTTCAGTAGGAAGTATATAACCTCAAGTTTATATTTCGTCACTTCAATATGAATAAACAAGTTTTATGCACAGAACTGTGGCAAAATGTACCATGTGATATGATGAATGTTCATGGCATAGTGTCTTCCCACAACTTCGGCAGTGATGCTGGGCAAGAAAAGTACCAAAAGTAAGAAGCATGTCAAACACAAGAAAGCTTGACAATGTTCACACTTGGTTACTTAGTGGAAAGCTAGATTTATATTAGCTAAATAGTATTTTCTGCGGAACATCATCAAAAATCTATAAACCAACTTATAAATCACTAACCTAATTATCGTGGGCggttataataaatatttactcaaaaaaatatgGTCCCTCTTAAAAGAATGTCTACTTTAGTGGAGCCATCTCTCAACAATATGGAAAAAGTCTAATCAAACCTCGTTCATTAGTAAAGCATGCCTCTTATATTAATTTGAAGCTTTAAGATAGATTCATCTCTCCGAAATTTCTCAAAATCATCCTATCCTGTGTCTATAATTGCGCCTTAGCCCTGAATACGCCGTTCAACTGTGTAGAGTATGTAATATAAACATTGAAGAAGAATGGTTGTGACAAAAGTTGTTTCCTTGGGTTCTTAGTCATGAGtatatcaaaaatcaaagccTCCCAAAAGCATTATCCTCATGAATGTCAATAACTGCTCCAACCGAACAATACCAATTCTCAAATCAAACACACACTAAACCTAATATAGCATACAAATGAGAGAGCACTAGAAATTGAAGACCCATCACAAAAACTAAAACCAATAAATATGCCCTAAATGCAATAAGAGTTTCTGCAAATCCGATTAGATTAATAAGCAATTCGGCAAATCGCTCTCGCCCAACCCAATCAAAATGTCTCATAAATCTCTGCTTCGCAGCAATCGGAATAGCTCCCGAAGGGATTCGATCGCTCTCTACGAAACAAAATGAAGAGAAGGGTCTAAATTCATTAGGTCGAATCTGATCCTCGAGCGGAATAGAAAGAATcggagatctagagagagagaaacgagTTGACGAGTTGCGATTAGGGCGAAGCGCGTACCCTTCGGCGAAAGGTGGTGAAGCTACAGTGGCAAACGTCGCAGCGGGAAGCCTCTTGGAAGAGGGGTGGAGTCTCCGCCATGATCGGACCTTCGGAAGCTCGATctcgatgagagagagagagagagagagatagagagagagaggaaggagaaaggTGGGACAGGGACGAGAGACGAAGAGGGTCGGGACGAGAGGATTGTAATCGGTGTAAATTTGCACTTATAGTCCCCTgaattttaccaaatttcaTTTTGGTACCTCTAAACCCGCACGTGCGCTGCACGTGCAATGAACCATCCATCTATTTCTCCCTCTCCCGACGCGAACCCGATCCATCCCACCCCACTTCGTTCGacatcctctctctccctctctctctctctgtccatAAACCCTAGAGGGAACCGCACCATGGATCTCCTCAAGGGCTACgccgacgaggacgaggacatGAAACCCTCGGAAGAGGAATCATCAGATCCATCAAACCCTAGCGGCCACgggggcgcggcggcggcggcggcggaggcgcccTCGTCGCCGGAGTCGGGCTCCTCCTCGTCCCCTCCTCGCCTCTCCCTCGGGTCCAAATCCTCCGCCCCGTCCGTGGACGAGACGGCGCTCGCCCTCACGGCGGCGGGCTCGGCGCGCTCCGCCCACCGCCCCCTCGACCCGACGCAGCACGCCGTGGGCTTCAACCCCACCTACGACCAGCTCTGGGCCCCCGTGCTCGGCCCCGCCCACCCCTTCGCCAAGGACGGCCTCGCCCAGGGCCTCCGCAACCACAAGCTCGGCTTCGTCGAGGACGCCGCGATCCAGCCCTTCCTCTTCGACGAGCAGTACAACACCTTCCACAAGTTCGGCTACGCCACCGACCCCTCCGGCCTCTCCGTCGTCGGCGACCTCGACACCCTCGCCGCCAACGCCGCCCTCTCCGTCTACAACCTCCCCCCGCAGGAGCAGAagcgccgccgcctccacctcAAATCCAGAGATcacgacgccgacgccgacgccggcgccggcgccggcgcctccTCGGCGGACGCCGAGAACCCGGCCACCGACGACTGGCTCCTGAAGAACCGCAAGAGCCCGTGGTCCGGGAAGAAGGAGGCGGTCCAGGGCGAGCTCACGGAGGATCAGAGGAAGTACGCCGAGGCCCACGCCCAGAAGAAGGCGGAGAAGGAGGGCCGGGGCGAAGGCGGGAGAGGGGACAAGCCCGAGCTCGTCGTCAAGAGCACCTTTCACGGCAAGGAGGAGCGCGACTACCAAGGCCGCTCGTGGATTGCGCCGCCCAAGGACGCCAAAGCCACCAACGACCACTGCTACATCCCCAAGAGATTGGTTCACACATGGAGCGGCCACACGAAAGGGGTCTCCGCCATCCGCTTCTTCCCCAAGCACGGCCACCTCCTCCTATCTGCTAGCATGGACTCCAAGGTTAAGATTTGGGACGTGTTCAATTCCGGCAAGTGCATGCGCACTTACATGGGCCATTCGAAAGCAGTTCGCGACATCTCCTTCTCCAACGACGGCTCCAAATTCTTGAGCGCGGGCTACGACAAGAACATCCAGTATTGGGACACCGAAACTGGCCAGGTGATCTCCACTTTCTCTACGGGAAAGATCCCCTACGTTGTTAAGCTGAACCCGGACGAAGATAAGCAGAACATTCTTCTCGCGGGGATGAGCGATAAGAAGATCGTCCAATGGGACATGAACTCTGGTCAGATCACGCAGGAGTACGATCAACATCTAGGGGCGGTGAATACCATCACTTTCGTGGATAACAACCGAAGGTTTGTTACTTCGAGCGACGATAAGTCCCTTAGGGTTTGGGAATTTGGGATTCCGGTGGTTATAAAGTACATCAGCGAGCCCCACATGCACTCCATGCCGTCGATATCTCTACACCCGAATTCGAATTGGCTTGCGGCCCAGAGCTTGGACAATCAAATACTTATTTATAGCACAAAGGAGAGGTTTCAGCTGAACAAGAAGAAGAGGTTTGCTGGGCATATTGCGGCAGGGTACGCGTGCCAGGTGAATTTCTCTCCGGACGGGCGGTTTGTGATTTCGGGCGACGGAGAGGGGAAGTGCTGGTTTTGGGATTGGAAGAGTTGTAAAGTGTTCAGGACTTTAAAGTGTCACGACGGTGTTTGCATAGGTTGCGAATGGCATCCGTTGGAGCAGAGCAAGGTGGCGACTTGTGGATGGGATGGCATGATCAAATACTGGTAAGCTTACGTatcattttctattttcttttgaagAGGCATACTAGAGCAGTTAATTGCATAATCTTTTAGTGATGATAATATTTGTGCTTGCTTGTGTGATGTTTCTTCTCACTGTGCTGCTTAGGATCTTCTCGTTAGTTTGCTGTTGATTTGCTTTCTTTAAGTAACTCATAAAATTAACTTTGCCTTACAAAATTAAGATCAATGGACAAGAGcaccaacaacaagaagagtaATTAGTGTTTAGTTGCAACTGTACGGGGCTGGCTTTGTTTTAGGTAAAACTCTTCTTAAACCAATGTCATCATGTTATTCCTCACTACTTCCCCTAGAGTAAATTCTTTTATCTCCACTTTTCTCTTCTCGAATTACTTATTTGTCTTAGTCTCTTTACTAGCATACCAGATGCTCTCATTTCCTTGCTCTTTTCCGTCAATTGTTGTAGTCAGGTTTTGTCATTGAATAGTAGTACGTCTTGAGGCATAGGTGTTTTGGTGCCAAAGTTCATGTCTTAGTGTTAGATTCTCTATAGTATATGAAAATTCATGATCTCGTGTTAGGTTTTCATTTCAGAATTTATAGGTAAGGTTCATTCATCATTTCAAAGCCTTTTTCACTGAGGTTTTAGCTCAGTGGCAGTTTAATAGTGTTTTAAGAGCAAGAGTGGTGGCTTACTAATATAAAGAGCTGATAGGGGAAAAAGGTACATATCTCAGCAGTTGCAGTTGATACAGCAAACTGTTTATATCAAATCACCTCGTAACGCTTTGCTAGATCCACAATGGTTTGACGAATGGTAATTTGTCGAACCAGTTATTCTGTTCAAGGTATAACTGGAAAAGTGTTCCCTTGATGATGAATGTTGCTGCCTTGTTCTAACCTGCACTGGAAAAGTCAATCCACTTCATAATATACCTTAAGCAAGAATCTTAATCGCTATAATTGAATATTCTTTTGACATCATATTTGCACTTTACATTTTGGGTATCCTTGGAATCTCACTCTTTATTGCTTTACTTCTCCTATCTCATGGTTATGCCATTCTTGCAGGGACTAATTCGACGGTGATTCCAAAATTCACTCAGAAAGTTCTTTCATTACTCAAGGTTGAGAAGCCTGCGAAATATAGAGGATCTTGCCGTTGATCAAATTTTCATGGTCGAACATCCGTACGCGTTGAGCTAATCCCGTTGTATCTGCTCCTAAAAGTCATCAATCTATCGGCCTGCTGAGCTATCATTGTTGTAACTGCTTATTCTATCTGGTCCTTTATTAAGCAAGGATATGTAACAATAGTTATGTTACTGTGAAAAGCTATGGCATCTTTATAAGTGCTTCACTCTGAGtaacttttttttccccccttctgACTCCACTCCACTTTGTTGGTCTCATTTTTGAGGTTGTTTCAGTACAGAGGTTTAGTTAACCATGGAGAAACCTGGCTACTTGTTCACCATTTTTGTatccccactttttttttttttctaaacttaaACAGATTATCCGTGATCCAACTAATTTGATGTTTGATATATTGGTTGGAAAATttacaaggatttgaaattcTTATGAGCAAGCTCTTGTGTGCTTGCATAGTTTTGTTACTAGTCACTAGCAAATGCTATTACCTCTAGAAAAGTTAAAGTGTTCAAATTTGACACATTCTATTTAGCGCATTGGGAACTTAGGACGGACAAAAGTTCCATGATGTCAAGCTCATTACCGAAATTCTCTGGAACACATGTATGGTTTGCTTCAACAGggcaagaagaaaaagaaagccaaaaaaagaaaaaaactttttacTACTAAACCAAAGTAACAATTGAATGCCTTAAATCTGAAATATACAAGCCGCAAATGATATGGTTAAACTTAACAATGTCTTAAATGCAACCTGCAGACACCGATGACGATTACATCCCTGACCAGTATAACATTTCTGCAGAACTTTTGAGATTATCGCATTCGTTTCTGTCGGTTCAatgcttctctttcttcttcttcttatttccATTCGCAAATTGCTGCCCAAGTGTCAGAAAAGGTCTTCTTGCATGGATGTAACAGTTGAGAGGTGACCGCTGAGCTTTACTGCACCTCCCCATATCTTCCGCATATCTGTTATCTGAGTGCCTGCTTAAGAAAACACCCAAGTATTTATCGAAATTCTACAATAGTTTCTCACTAGAAGCACAAGTAAAGAAGTTCACTTTCCTGAATCTCATTTAAACTTTCTAGTAcagcaaaagcccaaaacttgATTTAAACTCAACAAATTGATCGAACCAAGACAATTGATCCTCAATCATAAGTGAATTAGAGGGAACTAACAGTTTGCATCTAATGAGACTGCTAGTATTTCACAAGCATTCATCGGATGAATAATCGCTAACTCATCATGATGACCAAAGTTGAAAAATACGCCGCGAACTAAGCAAATGCTATTAGATATATGCCATTCGACAGAATTATATAAATTCAAACTGTAGCAATTCATCAGGATATCCTGCAAAATGGTTGATCTAAGGTCAGTCGAAAGGAAACACAAAATGCTGTAAACATTCAGCCTATTTACTCGAGATGCAAACATAAATTTGCAGCAGATACCATAGAAATATTAATCAACATAAATTACTCAAgcaaaaataattcaaaagcaTAAAGAGTCCTCAGATAGCAAATTAATATCATGCACAACAGCTACTTCTGGTTATTCATTCGGCACTTGCGATCCTGAATCCTCCTCATTGGACATTAAAATTGCTTATTTAGTAGCATATCAACAGTACAAATAAGAATTTACCACCTGATACAGAGATGGACTAGCACTAGATCATATGCCTCAATCCAACAAAGAATCCTACAAATgtaaacaaattaatttcatcTTGGCACATCGTAATCTCTATGCAAGAAATGAACCAATTACAACTGCAGTGTGAGAACAGTTGATGATTCGGAGAGAAATTTCTTCGTAATGAGAGTAACTAACAAATTAATCTTAATTAATACCATTTGCTGTATATGATTTACATGGATATATTCTAGAATACAGTAAAAATACtcaaatttggtaaaataaatcatgcaaaatagctaaaaattatcaataaaaaaataaattatgcaaaaCTCTTGAGCCCTCAGAAACGACATTTGAAATCATAGAAACAGCTACTTTTAAAAGCTGAATTAATCATACGGCACTTGCAATCTACAAGATCTCATCACTGGGCACTCAAATATACATGATCAAAAACATGTAAATAGGATACGGATTAAGGGGGCGAAGTatgatcaaaaccctaattcaCAAAATTTAGAACGCGAAAAGCGATTTAGTAGTAGAGAGACCCGGCGCCGCCTCTCATTGCGCAGGGGCGAGAGAACttccaaaccctaggttttgagtGGGTAGTAAAATGTACTGTGAACCCCTCACCAAAGGACTAATTTGAAATGAACCCTTAACGTTTTATAAACAACCACCCAACGAGTATCAAACCAAGTTATTTTTTGTTCATCTATGAATTGTATTTtgcttaaatattaaatatcaaagttataaatttttaaatgtaacTTTAGATTGATTCGACTCATTTGATTATTGAATACGAACGTGATCAGTTTCAGGCTGGTCAaaccatataaaaaaaaaagtatatataatttgtcattttttaaaaaacaaattttatccgcaaaataaaataaaattttttaaacaaagattttatttttgacaattGAAATTTTGGCTGAATACGGTGCACATAACTGCAGTAACAAATTACTTTGTTGCTTTTTGTGTGTGATAGTACGTCATGTGAATCGGACTGTTCTGAACCATTCTATTCTATATTAAGTCAATTTTTTAGATAGTATAGTTTAGCCAGTTCCaaactttctttctttcaaaaaattttattattttatggtATGCCTATTAACTAATTCACTGTCTCTTTCATTATATAAGCACGTAACAcaatttatctagcatttattgtGTACGTGAGTGAGTGTGTTAAAACTAATCATAGATCATATTTTACTAGATCAAATTTTCAGTAATACCCAACAGtattaaacatatataatagtatCAGACATACCTCAATAGCAGGCAAATAAGCTGtgttttaacaaatttttttaccaGTAAAATAACTTTGTATATATGTTTAAATTATCTTTTGCTTTGCAGTAGAGAAGCTGTTCGAGAAACCCAAACATGCTTAAAAGCAAACTGCATGCCGTGGGGAAGTGGAAATAGCATCCCCATGGGATCGTCCAATTCCCATATCCTTTCCTTTCCCTGACCAAATTTACATGCCCAggtttttttctccaaaaactGGAGAATCTGATTCCTTCTTGTTTTCTCCCTTCTCATATTCCTTTCCCCCACCTCTCAAATTTCAATccctttacatatatatatacacctaaGAGGCAcggaaaaattaaaaaggaaagcAAAAGAGAAGCATCTTTTTATTTGCTATCATTCAAACATTCGCGGCGAAAGCGCGATGGGATGTCGAGCTTATTGTAGTCTAGTTCTGCTTGGTCTCGCGGTGGGGGTTCTGCTGTCGACGGCGCAGGCGCAGGCGCAGGCGCAGGCGCAGGCGCAGGCGATGGGGATAAACTGGGGGACGCGGGCGACGCACCCATTGCCGCCAGATATCACGGTGCGGCTGCTGCAAGACAACGGGTTCGCGAAGGTGAAGCTGTTCGAGGCCGACGACCTGGCGCTGCGCGCGCTCGGCAGGTCTGGAATTCAAGTCATGCTCGGCATCCCCAACGAGTACCTCGTGCCGCTTGCCAGTAGCGTCCGCGTCGCCGAGCAGTGGGTCATGCAGAACGTCTCCTACTACATCTCTAAGTTCGGCGTCGACATCAGGTCAGTAGTAAAGTGCTACACTTCATTCAACCAAATAAGatatacataattatatattagttaTGTAAACTTATCTATTTTTGACAAAATGCAAGTTATGTCCAATCAAGtcattcaaattttcttttaaagcgCGGGGCC
Coding sequences:
- the LOC109722143 gene encoding palmitoyltransferase akr1 isoform X2; amino-acid sequence: MALPQYGIYTDVRVCYECFNKSSRSGNVDKETSSEAIAAATDTISRLKIGEDNVPSSAPTSGDHNVGALECKCGMPLCICEAPKPDPPPAPVHSSSSSVQSNPRPKKAISTQQSAESSTKKSGASSASNSSSFFNLGQTNNTSSDKGHADYEVTGEGLREAIKNSDVPAVRKLLSQGVDANYCDKQGFTLLHLAALFNQTEIALILMDNGANVECKNGQGETPLDCAPAMLQYKMRNRMAELAAGQSSH
- the LOC109722143 gene encoding vacuolar protein sorting-associated protein 27 isoform X1 translates to MAETPPLFQEASRCDVCHCSFTTFRRRHHCRSCGKTLCHEHSSYHMALPQYGIYTDVRVCYECFNKSSRSGNVDKETSSEAIAAATDTISRLKIGEDNVPSSAPTSGDHNVGALECKCGMPLCICEAPKPDPPPAPVHSSSSSVQSNPRPKKAISTQQSAESSTKKSGASSASNSSSFFNLGQTNNTSSDKGHADYEVTGEGLREAIKNSDVPAVRKLLSQGVDANYCDKQGFTLLHLAALFNQTEIALILMDNGANVECKNGQGETPLDCAPAMLQYKMRNRMAELAAGQSSH
- the LOC109722135 gene encoding pre-mRNA-processing factor 17 yields the protein MDLLKGYADEDEDMKPSEEESSDPSNPSGHGGAAAAAAEAPSSPESGSSSSPPRLSLGSKSSAPSVDETALALTAAGSARSAHRPLDPTQHAVGFNPTYDQLWAPVLGPAHPFAKDGLAQGLRNHKLGFVEDAAIQPFLFDEQYNTFHKFGYATDPSGLSVVGDLDTLAANAALSVYNLPPQEQKRRRLHLKSRDHDADADAGAGAGASSADAENPATDDWLLKNRKSPWSGKKEAVQGELTEDQRKYAEAHAQKKAEKEGRGEGGRGDKPELVVKSTFHGKEERDYQGRSWIAPPKDAKATNDHCYIPKRLVHTWSGHTKGVSAIRFFPKHGHLLLSASMDSKVKIWDVFNSGKCMRTYMGHSKAVRDISFSNDGSKFLSAGYDKNIQYWDTETGQVISTFSTGKIPYVVKLNPDEDKQNILLAGMSDKKIVQWDMNSGQITQEYDQHLGAVNTITFVDNNRRFVTSSDDKSLRVWEFGIPVVIKYISEPHMHSMPSISLHPNSNWLAAQSLDNQILIYSTKERFQLNKKKRFAGHIAAGYACQVNFSPDGRFVISGDGEGKCWFWDWKSCKVFRTLKCHDGVCIGCEWHPLEQSKVATCGWDGMIKYW